The sequence ATCAGGCTCACGTCCATCACGGCACGCATGCTCTCTAACGGTCGGTCAGAACGCATGCTGCGCTTCCAGCGCACCCAGTTATCGGCGCGAGCAAAGGTGCACTGCACGTAATTGATCATGCTGGCGGGCGAACGGTCTCGCAGTTGCAGCCCCAAGGTCTCTCGCCCTTTGTAAACCACCGAAACGGGAAAACTGTATTCGCGCCCAGCGCGATCCAGAACCACGGTGGCGTGGTGACCAATGCCCTCGCAGGCACGGGGAGAAAGTTGCACCCGCAATCCGCTGAGAGAGAAATCCCGCAACCGCGCCTGCAGCACATGGCCATCTTCCAGACGCAGACTGATTGGCAGGGACAGCTCCACGCGATGATCTCGACGCTGCTGCTTGGCCTCAGCGGCAACCGCAACAGCGCCGCCGAGAATCAGCAAATTGTAAAAAGTCCAAGATAGATTGAGCAGCACCGCGCCGGTTTCCTCACCGGCACCACGGAGCAGCCAGCCGATGCCCACCGCCAATCCGATCACATTGGCGACAACCAGCAGTATGTAGGGCCGGGACATCACCCAATCAAAATACTTTTCATAAATCAGCCCGCCTTTGGCCGTGACATTAAAACTGCCCTTATTCGGCGCAAACAGCGCCACTGCTGTCGGCCGGGCGATATACCAGGACAATACCGTTTCGTAGACCTCACCCCAGAACGAGTGCCGGTATCGCCCTTGAATGCGCGCGTTCACCACCGAGGCATACACCATGTGTGGCAGCACATACAGGAACAGCATGGCCGCGGGTGCATAGATGATGTAAGTATGCAGCAATAGAAATGCCAGCGGCGCCACCAGAAAAATCAGGCGCGGAATTCCCGACAGGAAGTGCAGCATGGCATTGAAATAGCACAGCCGCTGCGGCCACTGCAGGCCCTTGCCCTTCAGCGGATTGTCGATACGCAGAATCTGGCTCATACCGCGCGCCCAGCGAATGCGCTGGCCGATATGGGCCGACAAGGTTTCGGTAGCCAGCCCCGCTGCGACCGGTGCGCGCACATACGAGGAACGGTAGCCACGCCGATGCAAGCGCAACGAGGTGTGGGCATCTTCGGTCACCGTCTCGACGGCGATACCGCCGATTTCATCCAAGGGTGCGCGACGGATAATCGCGCAGGAACCACAGAAAAAGGTGCCATTCCAGAGGTCGTTCCCGTTCTGAATCAGACCGTAAAACAGTCCGCCCTCATTGGGGACCTTGCGGAAATTACTCAGGTTACGCTCGAAGGGATCGGGCGAAAAAAAGTGGTGCGGCGTCTGCACCAGCGCCAGCTTTGAATCCTGCAGAAAGCCGCCCATCGCCACCTGCAGAAACGCTCGAGTGGGAATGTGGTCGCAATCAAAAATAGCCACAAACTCGCCGTCTATCTGCTTGAGGGCGTGATTGATATTCCCCGCCTTGGCATGACGGTTGTCAGTACGGGTTATATAT comes from Spongiibacter tropicus DSM 19543 and encodes:
- the bcsA gene encoding UDP-forming cellulose synthase catalytic subunit; its protein translation is MSLRGLLRERYEAYCAGRRPSAAGKLLLWSWLWLSALFLQNRIGGLPSWQLPRYLFPQVDLLQPRWSDPLRALVQVGWLLFVRRQAAPGYIDLWGAISRLRRWLRLNMRRLSLRAIAAYRAQFSEELARRGLDVPPWQKPGSGRSKGLKALLIVCLALLCITVPLELAGQFALGASLFVVLLICNRLPGRFPRMLMIVLSLLASCRYIWWRCTNTLNFDDPLGLALGILLLLAELYAWVVLVLGYFQNIWPLNRPLAALPEDRQKWPTVDILVPTYNEELDVVRATIYACLGLDWPADKLNIYILDDGRRESFRAFASDVGVKYITRTDNRHAKAGNINHALKQIDGEFVAIFDCDHIPTRAFLQVAMGGFLQDSKLALVQTPHHFFSPDPFERNLSNFRKVPNEGGLFYGLIQNGNDLWNGTFFCGSCAIIRRAPLDEIGGIAVETVTEDAHTSLRLHRRGYRSSYVRAPVAAGLATETLSAHIGQRIRWARGMSQILRIDNPLKGKGLQWPQRLCYFNAMLHFLSGIPRLIFLVAPLAFLLLHTYIIYAPAAMLFLYVLPHMVYASVVNARIQGRYRHSFWGEVYETVLSWYIARPTAVALFAPNKGSFNVTAKGGLIYEKYFDWVMSRPYILLVVANVIGLAVGIGWLLRGAGEETGAVLLNLSWTFYNLLILGGAVAVAAEAKQQRRDHRVELSLPISLRLEDGHVLQARLRDFSLSGLRVQLSPRACEGIGHHATVVLDRAGREYSFPVSVVYKGRETLGLQLRDRSPASMINYVQCTFARADNWVRWKRSMRSDRPLESMRAVMDVSLMGYRRLLRAAPQPIPRMLDALLSMIHWVVSLRPQPVSIRTDG